The Medicago truncatula cultivar Jemalong A17 chromosome 4, MtrunA17r5.0-ANR, whole genome shotgun sequence genome includes a region encoding these proteins:
- the LOC25480725 gene encoding uncharacterized protein — protein MDAERRVMVTVGARFINGAFFCLGSFRIQVPPPSFCFNGAPNEIFFGDWCSAVYTMRDPSTHHSTCCLHPSTYRFRLNLFQRKAKLPACFSREYGMEVAPLVMLRDPSRNEFEVMIEKKNGKVYFTDGWATMKDFYIITACSWMTVIYANRNLFLFRGVTRKEREFLYPRFSPPKRFLLKHMSPSSAGNTTIPNALAFLFFQRNFTTPFRNS, from the exons ATGGATGCTGAGAGAAGAGTTATGGTTACGGTTGGAGCTAGGTTTATAAACGGAGCTTTCTTCTGTTTGGGATCTTTCAGAATCCAAGTTCCTCCGCCTTCGTTTTGTTTCAATGGAGCGccaaatgagatttttttcgGTGACTGGTGTTCTGCGGTTTACACAATGAGGGACCCTTCAACCCATCACAGTACGTGTTGTTTACA TCCATCTACTTATAGATTCAGACTTAATTTATTTCAGCGCAAGGCAAAGCTACCCGCTTGCTTCTCAAGGGAGTATGGAATGGAAGTGGCTCCCTTAGTTATGCTTCGTGATCCAAGCAGGAATGAATTCGAGGTTATGATTGAGAAGAAGAATGGTAAGGTCTATTTCACTGATGGATGGGCTACAATGAAGGATTTTTATATCATCACTGCTTGCTCATGGATGACTGTGATATATGCAAATCGCAACCTATTTCTCTTTCGTGGAGTTACTAGGAAAGAAAGGGAATTCCTCTATCCTAGGTTCAGTCCTCCGAAGAGATTTCTTTTGAAACACATGTCCCCAAGCTCTGCAGGGAACACTACCATTCCTAATGCTCTTGCTTTTTTGTTCTTCCAAAGAAATTTTACCACACCATTCAGAAACAGTTGA
- the LOC25493546 gene encoding transcription factor bHLH19, producing MEQINNTPMNISADSSLLSDLEKVGEYIFDEECYLNLLDADVVEEFLSRDMASVIAFEEQRETLQQCLTTECISTTLSETFNGETSFESFDFDFENPTKKLKFFDRSDNITKNFSQQLSASPSTFQSSQIPSLPNLGNTHFSALQTSKESSKNQNVETKTSQSKRSSAHVKDHIMVERKRREKLGQAFIALATLIPDLKKKDKASVLADTIKHIKELKERLAILEEVGKNTKEDQSMMVCNKPDHCCETESVGDGTAIKVAAKVSGKKMLIRIHCQKHDGLLVKVITEIQSFQLLVVNNRILAFGDSFHDITVIAEIGEGYNLTIKELVRNLRMAALKFMSS from the exons ATGGAgcaaatcaacaacacaccaatgAACATATCAGCAGACAGCAGCTTGTTATCTGATTTG GAAAAGGTGGGTGAATACATATTTGATGAGGAATGCTACTTGAACTTGCTTGATGCTGATGTGGTAGAAGAGTTTCTCTCACGTGACATGGCTAGTGTCATTGCCTTTGAGGAACAAAGAGAGACCCTGCAACAATGCTTGACTACAGAATGCATTTCCACTACTCTGAGCGAAACATTCAATGGTGAAACAAGTTTTGAGTCTTTTGACTTTGATTTTGAGAATCCAACCAAGAAGCTGAAATTTTTTGATCGAAGTGACAACATAACCAAAAACTTTTCACAGCAACTTTCTGCATCTCCATCCACCTTTCAGTCGTCTCAGATTCCGTCTTTGCCCAATTTGGGAAACACACATTTTTCAGCCCTCCAAACCTCAAAAGAgtcttcaaaaaatcaaaacgtGGAAACTAAAACATCACAATCTAAGAGGTCTTCGGCTCATGTAAAAGATCACATTATGGTCGAGAGAAAACGAAGAGAGAAACTCGGTCAAGCCTTCATTGCTCTTGCAACACTCATTCCTGACCTAAAGAAG AAGGACAAGGCTTCAGTATTAGCAGATACAATTAAACATATCAAAGAGCTTAAAGAGCGTTTGGCAATTTTAGAAGAAGTAGGGAAGAACACAAAGGAAGATCAATCGATGATGGTTTGTAACAAACCAGACCATTGTTGTGAAACTGAAAGTGTTGGTGATGGCACTGCTATCAAGGTAGCAGCAAAAGTGTCCGGGAAAAAGATGTTGATTCGGATCCATTGCCAAAAACATGATGGACTTCTTGTTAAAGTAATCACAGAGATACAAAGTTTTCAACTATTAGTTGTCAATAACCGTATTTTAGCTTTTGGAGATTCTTTCCACGACATTACAGTCATTGCTGAG ATTGGTGAAGGCTACAACTTGACCATAAAAGAACTCGTTCGTAATCTACGCATGGCAGCATTAAAGTTTATGTCATCGTAA